DNA sequence from the Glycine soja cultivar W05 chromosome 18, ASM419377v2, whole genome shotgun sequence genome:
TCTAAATGAAACTGCAAGGAGATGGAACTcatcaatatataaaatattagtgaatttattttttgttttattttttatcataaggAGAGTGCCTCCCAATCTTTCAACAAAGATTTTGCAATTTGCATATTTGTTGTAGTAGCAAGTGGTTTGTTACCTCTGAAAGAGGAACAAAAGTGAGGTTTAGGGAAGAGGAAAATAAGGGTAGGGTTCGCCAAGCCATGGAAATAAGGAAGACAGTCTTTATGCATTTCAATGAAATCCAtaactcttatttatttaacaaatgaTGTGGTCGGCTGTTACATAAATGGGTAGTCTATGGCATGGGCCATTACTTCCTTGGTTCTTGCAGGTTTTGGGGAGATGGTCGGTTAGTTCAGGGGTTAAATTAAGcaatttgataaagaaaattaaaataaatatttttgtccctagctatctttttgtaaaattaaatgacCATGACAAAACAAGGTTTTTAGAAACTCACATCCATTctcaatataatatatttctatTATAGAAGTTATATTTAGACAATAAACGGTTAAATCTTAACACATGACTATCTCAATTTTTTCTCCCACCTGAGTGGATCTTCCAGATACATAATCTGTGTAAATGAGCTATGCTGTGATCTCTAAAAATGTATAAGGCGTGTTTTAGGATAACCGATCGATGATCCTTCATCCATTACAGTTAGATGtataataatacattttttataaaatatatatatatatatatatatatatatatatatatatatatattaaaataataaactaactTGTTATATTCATAGTGGATCATAAGTTGTCTAACACTCCAATTAATGGACTACCCTATATATAACCATCTTTGATTCACACATAGAAGTTATTTGTCTAGCTCCATATAGGTGGGAAAAAATCTCCCTTTTTACCTCATTTTCTTTAGAATAGTGTTATAAGATTGGGACTGTAGCTTGATAACTAGTGAAAGGAAGAAAACACATACATAATACATATATTGTCCAACATATATTGTCCACCATATAAGCTCGTAGAGTGTTTCAAAAGATGATTTACTAAATTGTGAATAATAAGatcttagtaattttttttatattttctcataattttttattatttttgaagtcACACATATTAATCCGTTATCTCTGACTATTTATAAGAATCTAGGGCCTTAAAATATGGTTTCGTAGAAGGAAGTTTttcttaattccttttgcagtaATCTACTTTggtttgtagtttttttttatctcacttATGCTGTAACACAGTAGGGAAAGAAACgagttataaataatttggGTTGACTTTCTAGTGAGactaatttagaattttatcatataataaaaaaatgttaaaaagaaaatactgtTAGCATTTCAGAATAAATTTTTGTCTCTAGTATATATATGTACTTGACTATCATGCAAGTACTCTCTATCTCTATCTTAGAAATCAAAGATTTGATTGTTATATTATAAGTAGCTAATCTTTGTCCTCTAATACATATTAGTCATTGTTAGAAATGTATTAGTATTGAAATTATTTCGTGAAAAatgctaattttttaaaagaactatATTGTTTTCTTCCTTCAAGCTTAATCatgttaatttgtttattttccgaAGCCACTTCGTTTGTACAAAACTCTTGCTTATATATCCTCTAGAAGTTTGTTTAAAGTTACGCTTTCAtacttacattattattatggaGAGAGAAATATtgtttcatttataattaattttgtctttctctatttttctatttgaagaaaaaatttcgTGAaaggaaattattattattattattcatgtaAAGGGGAAATTTTAGCATAAAACGGTTAGAGAGAAAGATGCGTGTTgacacaataaaataaaaaaacacaaatatacAATGAGTGTCTGATCTAGAAAAAGAGTGATGATATAGGAATCTTTATGTATCAAATACTTTATCATTaacatttattagtttttaattttattttcatattacatCATATTTTTATCTTACATATAGGTGTTAAATAACATTGTGTACACCAATATTTTTtccgaaaataaaataatgtcgtagaaatttattgtaattgatttctaaaatataaaaaacaagttAGTACACCATCAAATAAAGGACcaaaataaatcttttaaaagataaatgaccaaaacaagttttagttaaaaaaaaataaaggacaaaaaatattattttatctataatttatttgtatctcttttctttatgtatcaaataaatattccttattttatttgaatgtaGCCAGTTTTGTGCAGATAAAATGAAAGGCATGGTCATCACACCTTTCCTAATGGAAGTTCTTCATTGCCTAAGGTTAGATCGCAACAGGTTTTCATGGCTCATCTTCCTTTCCATCTTTgccatatatttcaaaatactaATTATGTATAAAAACAAATACCCGAAAGAATCTGGAATTTCTACATATagaaacataaatatatacGTAGATCTGTCAATTTAACCCCTGTAAATATTAGATTCTTGCAAGCTTTCACTGTTCCCCGAAAAAAGCATATGTAATATAGCATCGTTGTATTTTACAAAGTTCACAGAAAAAATGGCATTGGTTACAGAAACATCAAAGGGTAAATCAACATCATCACAATCACAACACCAATTGCAAGAAAAAtgtctaaattaaaataaaattactattgCATAGTATTTACTTACCTGAGAAAGTCCCACAATGTTGTAACCCTGACCTAGATCACTCATCTTCTTTACCTATAGAATAAGATGGAAACAAAAACTCATGCAAAAGCAAATTATGATTAAACTACTGGAACAGAAAATTACCAAAGTTCACCACCTTCTCACAGGCAATAGATGTCTGCATGGACAGAGTAAATAGATGGTTACTAAATTGTCAAACACCAAACATCAGCATCATGGAAACACAACATTCAAGAATCACCTGTTTTAATAGAGGCTTAGTCCAAGAATCCCAGGATCCATTTCCAATTTCTCTACAGATAGATCAAGTACATATAACATTAAggatttattattatctttaatgaAATATTCTTTCAGGGTAAAAGAAGTGCTCAAGTAAAATATCTACTTTTCACGTTATTAAAGAACAAAGGTGATaacatttgttatatatatatatatatatacatatatatatatatatataattattttcagaTATATTCCAAAATATTTTGCACAACTTCCTCCTACACCTAACAGATAGGAACCAAGATTACTATTTACTAGGCCCTTATTATGATTTAGGATAAGGACTTACAACCAAATGGTAAATACTGCTCaaacaaatgtaataaatatcAAGAAATTTAGCAAAAACGTACAAGCAGTATCCTGGTGAACCAGACCACTTGCTTAGTTCCTTAATAAAGTTTCTAATGCCCGAATGTTTGCATGCATCTCCAATACCTGACACAAAGTTTAACCACAAAATTAGTATCTTATGGCTAAGCATCCAACTAATTTGTGTAGATAGATTTGTTTTTGCTATACTAAGCTTTAagatgtacaaaaaaaaaaagcattgacATTTGACACCAATCTTGGATCTTTAGCCTATGTCACAATAACAAAAGATAATTTACTTTTTTGTACCTCATGACAATAAgcatttctctctcttatacaaaaaaaaatcattatttattaattactctTTCCTAGGTTTGTTTTCTCCACtccttcattaaaaaatatgttcacCCTGTGTCACCCCCTCCCAAGAATCAAACCCGAACAAAGAACCTTCTCCAAAAGAAAATTTCACATCCATATTCTCTCCCACTGTTAATTCATCAACATGAATCATAGTTTTTTCTTAGACTTCATTTTCAAAAGGATAAACTGTGACATCTTTTTTCTGAATTTGAAAAGCAGTAGAATACATGAAATACAACTAATTTTCCAAATCCAAATAATCTGATACGCATGAACATGACTAGACTAGAAGCAAAATTTtcaggaaagaagaaaaagttacATGGATCCATTGGACATCAGTAACTGAATGCCCATTTCAGTATGATAACAAAATGATCAAATTAGAAAGCATGCGACAGAATATTTCATAAGGAATGAAATAAGTGACAACTAATAATAATGACAATTCTACAGCATAATTCCGTgaattcttttcttgctcacaTTCTTAAACATAAAAAGATTGAACAACCAACACATGGACAGAGTTATATGACAATTAAAGAAGCATGCAATTGCCCACCATTTCTGATATATAGATTGGTAGAAGACAAGCTTGTTACTTCCTATCTATTGTCTGCAGAAAAGAATTATTCTATCATTTTGTGATTCTGAAGAAAGGAACACATGGAGAAATGCAAGAGATAATAGGCTCCAATCTAGTGTCTACAGAAAGGTATTACACTAACACACAGTAATGCCAAACCAGTAATTCTGAAGACCTAATATGATTTCCAAAAAATCCAAgaagactaaaaattaaatttaaggatAGGCTGGCTAAAAGAAAATGGCAAGGTGATATAATATTCTTATTGCAAAGAATTGTAGCCAAATGAAGTCTGAAAAAATATCTATCCACTTCTCCATATCTCATTAGTAAGTAAACAGAATCTAGTAAATGGATCAATGTGCTCCATTTTTCATTTGTATTAGTATTTAGTATCAATCAGGCATTTACTGATTTACAGTTAGTAATTTAAGTCCATTATTTCATCCTCTACCACTTTCCTTAATCAGAGAGGAGGGCTCAGACCCAAATTTTGACAAATGTAGacaaattttttgtttcctGAAGATCAGAAATAAAGGGTAAGGAAAAAATAAAGCTTGATGTTTCCTCTTAGTTATGATCTCAGCTTTAACTAGGATTTTCCTTCAATTATGTTATTTCCAATTTCAACTACGGTTCTTAGCCTAATATGCTATCACAACATCAACTCATTACAACATCTTCCAACATAAACAATCAACAATGAAGCACGAAAGCATGGATCGAGTTGACCGAATTCAACAACCAGTGATAGGAGATAAATAACTCAAGcagcaaaataacaaaattaagaaattaaaataaaacacaaataaGCAACAATCAACCACAAAAACTGATAGGAGCATACTTATATATATCGAAAAATAACTAACAATGAGGAATCACGAGGAGTGTGTGAATtgcgaaagaaaagaaataaacagcTAGAAAAAGTAGCTACCATGCAAAACGATGAATGGAACAGATTGTGCTCCGGCGAAGAATAGCGCAAGCGCGAACAGTAGTCTGACGTTAGGCATTTGAAAGGAAGATTGAGGGTATGTTTGCGAGTGTGATGGAATCGATGATTTATAGCAGCACAAGTCCGGGCCCACCAACGTGGAACTTGCCAATTGCCATTCTTTTTTACCACGCTCACGCTGGACTCTGcactcctttccttccttttggaAACTATCAAAAACGGATATTCTGTTTGCTTCCTTGGAAACTATCCTCACGCCGTCAATCTGAATCGaagataaacaaaattaaaataaaagtttaaatggaatttggatttttttttttaattttggttaatcctcctatattaaaaaaaatttatttaattttttcatttcaaaatagagatatttaatcattttatctaaaaaaaattccgattttaattcttttattttaaaaaattcataattttgatcaattttttaattttatatatatattttatttctttcattttagtcCAATTAAATCATAAACCTAACATATTCATAtaagatattaataaaaaaataatttaattaattacaaaataagaaataaatgaaataaaataggtaaaattagagactaaatcaaaattataaattaagtaaaataaatgaaccaaaattacatttaatcctacaaaaatattgatgcattttttaagatttgagtatgcaattgaaattttttaaaatacaaaaattcaattcaacacttcaataaaatttgagtattaaattgaataacagacaaacaaaattatacttaatgttaacaaaataaaatttatttgaatatataaatttttacagAACCAACttctttaataattaatttgtattaaaattcATTCTTCTTAATAGcatttccattttttctttttgcaatcctattaaaattttacaagaatttaCTAGTATCTATTATAGTTATATATACTCTCCCGGCCCGTTTGGGGGGCCAACTAATATTAACAAATAGTTAACATCTGCATACAATTTGatatgtaataaatataataagtttCAATGATTTTATTGTAAAAGTGCCCTCATTATGAGCATTACAAATTTAGTCCATTGTATATTAAtgtttatttctaaattttttatcctAGGTTATCATTAAGTATATAATATTTCATTAGGGAAGAGATTTTATATATGCATGGTTGATCTTGCTGCAATTTATATGGGTATGAGGTAATTTactttcattaattaataaccCTTGAATCATCGTAAAAGTCTTTCACAATTTCCACTCATTTAATcaaacatttgataaaattgagacATCCATCCATTTTATTGGTAGCGTTAAAATTCCTTCTATAACTAAATGATCACcatatttaaacaattttaatcattttaatgcATGGAAAAATAGAGAACAAGCAATCCAaagtcttgaatttttttttttatcttagagACTTTGATATTCGATTTAGAAATTTGAAGTTTCAAGGTGCTTAAAGTAAGCAATAACTAGTATCTATTAATCATTCTGGGAAGAAGTCACATTATTCTACTATAAATAAGAAGATTTGTGAAACCCTTCACAAATATCCAACAATCAAGTTCATGTTCAAAGAGATCGAATGAAAGATTACCCTCTTTGAAAATAGAgagaattatattatatttccaAAAGTTTAGAGACATTCTATtctaaaaatatactaattaaatcataataaattgtTACTCACCGTTGTCAGAAAAAGATTACTACATAGCAAGCAGATAAAACTCTATGGACTATGGTGTGTGATAAACAGTCGATGGCGTTTATTTGCTTTGCTGGCAAAGGTAATTAAGCTAAAATCCTCTCTTGTCCGTCACGTAAAACTTCTCTGCATCTAACCTTTTGGCCGTTGATTTTATTCTCTTTCCACTTTGATTACTGCATAATCATTCATTCAACGACTCAGATCACAGATGGATATTTACTGTATGAAAATAATCGGCAGAGGATCCGAGTTAGTCTTAAAGTCATGCATTTAAtaaacattatatttattaaatttaataaatatgatatttaatattattattcaggtatttaaataaatactcTTGCAATAAAATACTATAAAgtcttatttaaatattactttcgtttttatttgtaaaattcaaatttaaagtgATATTTTTCTCTTGTAAAATTCGGTGCATAATGTGTTTTGTATTAATTATctttagattaaaatatttctaattaaaagaaaaaagaagttgTATGAGAAAATATGAGAGAAGAACATTCACaacaataattttgaaaaaatattttaatttaagacaaattaattattataaattaaattaacaactTTTCTTAATTCTAATGAATTAAGTGATTGTTTTTGGGAGTGGTATCAAACAACCATGGATATGGATTTTCAGGAGGTCTTGGTCATGGCAGTGAGCAAATGAGATTGAGATTTCATGGGGAGGAGGGGAAATTACAAGGGGCTTGCGCGGGGAGGTGTGGGCTGAGGGGCAACTTGGGTAAAATtaggggaaaagaaaaaagtgatttgcttttatctttgattaaaaattaatatatccaATTTTCAAGAGATGAATTTGTGAATTCATCtcttaaaaattagatatattaatttacttttatctaacttttaataaataataaatttaaatatatgatcACAAATTAGACATATTTGTGAATTCATCTCTTAAATATATCTCAAGAGATAGAATTCACAAATTAGATATAAAAAGTGATTTGCTTATAAAGCAGACATGGCAATAACCAAAGCAACTATTGATGATCATTCAACCAAATGCAGTTCAACAAAAATATGCAGGATCAGAGCCACATGCTCACACTCAAACGGTCAAATTAACATCACTCTTTTTGTTGTTCACAAAagtatgatttgattttatcCTTCCAAAGGACATTGAAAACAATTATATCCTCCCATTCTCTGTCGTTTCAAGCATAATCGTTAAGATAAAGTCTAGACATACATGTAATTTCCTGACTAATAGCAATGTCTGGGACAAAtagaataatttgaaaaaattgctACTTATATATCTGGTTTGCCAACTTTATTTATTACActtattaataaaacatttttctgaaagaatgtttcattattatcaacatttttatataaaaagccAACATCTGGTGGATGTAATTCACCTatactaatttatatttatcttttaattaaattcaaaaacacaGTTCACGGacttacataatttttaattataaaatattttggagacctacaaattaatttaaccaaatATATAAGAGCTACAATTCAAGGAAagagattaatttcaaaaattactCAATGAAAAGTCATCTTAACGACAATTATCTTTAGCTTGCCTTAGTTACAGCCTCTcacaaaattgttttaattgaaGTGACAAAGCTGGTGTTTAGTTCTATATGACTTAAtaacatttataaaatttggACGACTCACCATATACAAACTAATTTTATTGGGTTAAGAAGTTAGAACCAAAGTCTAAattctaagatttttttaaagctGAAACATTATAATCCATTCATAATCTCATGATTCATATTGATAAAGGAAGCATAATAATGCCTTCAAAGTCCAGCCATATATAAAAGCTGTATAATAGTAGATAACAGATAATGTATCTTATGCCTTAGCCTAGCCCTAATTCAGTTAAACCAAGGCTATGTTTATGTACGTTGGGGAATCTGTTGGTGAGACAGCAAACGTAGGTTGACCATTAACTGATCTCCACCCTTCATCACTTCTCTGTTCATCCATTGGATCTACATTAAAATGTGCATTGTAGCACAGACCCAGTGCGAAGCAAACATGCATTTTGATGTTTGGAAAGTATTTTCCAATGCACAATGACAGATCCGGACGCAcctaatgaagaagaaaaaaacaactcGACTCTCCCAACGTTGATCCAAACAACGTTGGATCAATTCGTGAGAGAACAACATAAACCTCCTGTGTGATGAAACACAAAATGCAATTCAGGATTTCTTCTAAATATAGATCGAAGTAATAAAAGTGCAATATCATAGAACATAAGTTAGTTCTTACCTAAGGTGGGTCCATCACAAAATTCCACAGCTCCTCTACCAAGAAATTTTCCCTGATAATCAAAGGAACTAATTAATATGCTGTTAAGAATAACTAAGTAAAAAATCGAAATATCAAAgttataaaacaaaagaaaaacatacagGAGAAGAAATTAAGGaatatttatattgaaattcaatttagaatAAGAATTAATACAACAACATAACATCAGTGCAATTTCTACATATATAAAAcctaaatatatacatatatctgTGTATTTAACCTGTAAATATTGCATCTTTGCAAGCTTTTTCAAAATTCCTTGATAAAGCATATGGGAATATTTATTGGTTACATAAAATGAAAGGACAAATCAACACAATTAtcacaacagcagcagcaagaaaaatgtctaaaatatatataaaaaaaaatactaatgcaTAGTATTTACTTGATTACCTGAGAAAGTCTCAGGATGTTGTAACCTTGACCTAGATCACTCATCTTCTTTCCAAAGGATAAATAAACCATGACATCTTTTTTCTCAGAATTTGAAAATGCAACTAATTTCCCAAAACCAAACAAGCAAAATATTGAGCAAAGCAGAAAAAGATTACTACATAGTAAATAAAAATCTATGGACTATGGTGTGTGAATGTGTGATAACGTTATTTATAGCACTATAATATAGTAACTCCGGGCCCACACTTTCCTCGTTCACGAAACTTCTGTTCCCTGAAAATAAGGGATATTTTCATTTGCTTCGCTGGCTAGGTAAGCTAGAATCCTCTTCTGTCCGTTATGTATAACTTCTTTGCATCTAACTTTTTGACCGTTGATTTTATTCTCTTTCCTCTTTGATTACTGTGTAATAATTCATTCAACGGCTCAGATCACAACTTCATATTTACTGTATGAAAACGTTGGGCAGAGGACCCGAGTTAGTAGTCTCCGCTGAAGTTTTATCACTGGGATGTGGACGTGGTTTTTGCAAGCCAGTTTTTTTATGCCCACAGAGACACAacataataaagaaaactagtctagttttatttgaataaataacttattaatgtatcattataaatttcactaaatatatataaaattattaatttaaattattactagtactgcttataaaacattttagagaaactaaattaaaaataaaataaatgaatatccacaaatatacatatacaatagtttatttcttagtttattgcataaaaataataaatgataaatttatggtTTATTAAATGTTATTAAACTAATCCCTAAACCACACACTACTTTTTAttcaactaattaataatatatttatgatctaaatatttgtaattattgatGTGAAAAGTCTTAAAGTCGAGTATTTAATAAACatacattatatttattaaaattaatataatatttaatgctaagaatataaatatgtaataaatactaataaatgtaataaatgcTTATTTAAATGCTAATAGAAAGCTATGAAGTCTTATTTAgttattatgaatattttttgtccaaaataagaaattaactcCAATGTAATATATGAGTTTTGTTGGTtcaatgaaattttatataaaaaaatacctaaatacaaattttcttattaaataaatattttctccaCACGTAAACACAAATGGAGTCACATTGTTGCACTAAATTCATAATACCTACAGTATTATGAATATTAAAgagattatattattattattattatgttaaattataaatttattctcttgatttttaattataacatttaatcttctaattttataaattaacaattttgattcatttattcaattattaactaataattttaattgtgattagtagaaatattaaattaatttctccttaaaaattaaaagcatttgatctttcattaattttgtaatacAATAACTAATttgaaaccttttttttataaatgttattaaaataatttattcaatataatattttctttataaatgttattaaaataatcCCTAAACCACACACTAATTTTTAttcaactaattaataatatatttatgatctaaatatttgtaattattgatGTGAAAAGTCTTAAAGTCGAGTATTTaataaacatatattatatttattaaaattaatacagTATTTAATACTAAGaatataaatatgtaataaatactaataaatgtaataaatgcTTATTTAAATGCTAATAGAAAGCTATGAAGTCTTATTTAGTTATGAGTGTCTTggttcaataaaat
Encoded proteins:
- the LOC114395454 gene encoding uncharacterized protein LOC114395454, with translation MPNVRLLFALALFFAGAQSVPFIVLHGIGDACKHSGIRNFIKELSKWSGSPGYCLEIGNGSWDSWTKPLLKQTSIACEKVKKMSDLGQGYNIVGLSQGKDVGNTAINRISDP